The genomic stretch CTGATATCACTGATGTTAATGTTACTTAACTGACActtaatcaaccaattaaccagatttgattgataattagatttagCTGTTTAAACACAGCCaagcttgattgcagccagctcTGTTGAATCTAAATCTCACTTATATTGAACCCTACCATCAGAATGAAGTACTCACCACAAAGCTTCTATAAAGTTTTGACAAAAatactatgccacaatcaaaggaaattccttTGAAACCTTGAATGTTTTctgaattagaaaaaataatcCACTTCATTGAATGCAATTAAGTTATTCAGGttgccctttttttctttttttccttacagggcaaagaaaaacaaaaggcaagcCACAAAGAGAAGAAATCAAAAACATCTGCTATGAGCTCCCTGAATTCCACCCTCTCTCTAAATACAACTTTTGTGCgtcccccattttttttcatcagtggTTTGAATAACATGCCCCATGCCAAATACTACTATATTttcctgtgctttgtttttgtggtcactGTGTTGGGGAACtcctttgtcatgtttattATATACACAGAGCGCAGCTTTCACACCCCAAAGTATAtggccattttaaatttgattataGCTGACTTGGGTGAAAGCACTGCTTTTATTCCAAATGTAattgcaatgtttctttttgattcACAATACATCTCCTTTGACGCTTGCTTGGTCAAcatgtattttgtgcttttatttgccTGTTTACAGTCTCTAACTCTTACTGTTCTCGCctatgatagattggtggcaatATGCTTGCCATTGAGATACCATGCCATCATCACAATGCAAGCAATGGTTGTGATGTTAACATTGGTGTGGGCATATGATtcagttttaatgattttaatggTGACTTTCATTACCAGATTGTCCTTTTGTAAATCCATTGTAGTACAAAGCTGCTTTTGTGAACATGGGCCCGTATACACATTGGCATGCAATGACAATTTTATTAATCACGTGATATCAAGAGTTCACGTGGCATTATTGCTGCATTTACCCTTTATTTTGACTGTAATCTCATATGTATTTATTGCTGGTGCACTGTCTAAAATAGCTTCATCAGAAGGGCGATTTAAAGCCATTAAGACTTGTTCTGCACACCTAATGCTGGTGGCTTTATATTATCTTCCAATAATGGGAACCCACATTGCTGGACTAACTTCAACCCTTCATCTTAATACCAGGATAATGAATTTGTCCATTGCAAATTCCATTACCCCCATGATGAACCCAATCATTTATGTGCTGAACACTGAAGAGATTAAGGAATTctcaaaaaaacttttcaaaagaaaaaaaaaaaaaactgcaacagaattaaacaatcaaaataaaggaacagaTTTATATTAAGAGACGGCTGCTTTTTACCGTATCACAAACTGCAGTCCAGAGAGTCCAGATCCAGAGGGGGAAACAGTGGTAAAAATTCCTTAGCCTCTTTTgaacacagaaaatgttaaatgttaaaatgttattttgtggaACCTTACGTTTCAGGgtcaaagaagagcaacaaaattgattcctAACAAAGTgtgtgtaaacttttgacccaggGAAAATCttatatagtacataaaagctgaaataaatctgtatcTTAGCTGTTATTTAtaaattacctcttatggaaataaagtagataacCTAATTGAtgtaacacaggaaatgtatggttaCATGAAAAGTgtagagttgtgaaaaattgagtttgaatgtcttcagCCTAGGtgaatgtaaacttttggcctcaactgtatgtggTCACTGCATAACTGGGGAGgtagaaacagaaatgcactttttccTCCATTGCGAGAAATTATCGTTCCTGTGAGAAATATTTCAAGATCAAATCATAAATATACTCCCTGAATTTGCCAATTTACCAAGGAGTGGTCCCAAATAGATCACATGGGCATGTTGGAAAAGAAGCATGCTTCATAAAGGTGCAAAAGCTGTATATTACTTATACAAAATTGCCTGCAATTGTCAGTACAttgtacaaaacaaaagagCATGAATTAGGATCTTTGAGAGGTTTGACTTTCAAGCAATCTGCCCAGTAGTGTGTACATGCTGTTTTAAATATGGTAGATATATACAGGGCTGTAGTagttgtcaaagatctgtgcCGATGccccttgatggagagcagggtGATGTTAACATTAGGGCCgatcaatttcatttcctgtcttttgaggatttcagcaaatgcaaacatttcacgtAAGACAtcgtttttttgtgattaataaaaatacatggcTACCCAGAGAGCAGCgtatatgtggtcactgcaTAACACAGGAGGTGGACATAGAAATGCACTTTTTCCTCCATTGCAAGAAATTTTCCTGCCCGTGGGAAACATTCTAAGatcaaatcataaaaatataccTAAACCCTGAAGAAACATTTATAATTGCCATGGGTGAGAAAATAACTGCCCCAACTGTGGCAAGATACGTTATGATACGTCAGATAGCAAGGCAGTCTGAGTAACTATAAACTATCCCTACATTTCACTATcgttaaatgtaaaatgttaactCTTGCTCATTCATGTATATCAAATCTTTGGCTTTaacaatattgtttcattactTCAATGCAAAAAAGctgtttgaattgaattgatccCTCTTACCATGAAAAtcacctaattaaggaaaatgaaCAGTTGGTTAAAATTTTGTCAGTATCTATGGAAGGGGCATACTCTGCTAAATTCATTAAACGCTCTGGACCTAACAGAGGCTGTGGTCCCTGAACAGCTCACATTATCTCCCAGGACCTGATTTTGCATGAAAATAACAGCCACAAACCCCAAAAACTTTTGTAATTATAAAGTCACACatagctagttagcttgctGCCAAGATAAGTTACCTCACTTACAATGTCTTGACTTTTGGCTAACGGTAGTTATGATGCCTAATCAATCGGTcagtttagctagctacataggTTAACACCGAACTAAACATTATTCACTaaacattacacatttattttgtagttgggggcggggcgggggggcttatttttcaaaacatcCTCTCCGTGAGCCCAGAATTGtaaatccattaaaaatgtttacctGCATGTTGCCCTTTAAACAtttagggccatatttactaagcaaTGCATAAATTACCATCAGTGCCACAAAattctgcatttctgcatgttttcaatttagctgggtatttactaaaatggttatgtaaatgaacacagccgagttcatttaaatgcactgctgacATTTAACATGTCTTGCGCATGGCAGGAAAGCATCATTTTTGTACATCTCCATCTATGGTTAAGTcgggttttggacaggtgtcaggatccatgGATGCAATGGATAGGCACTGTCACCTCTGTTAACACGtcttacagtatttaaaaatgatatatcctttaaaagtgttttttactAGGTCTGCATATGTTTACATTTCTCTTGTCACTAGAGGGCAACTGATAGAGATGGGGTCCTTTGCTTTGCATAAGGGTACATTGGCAGTGCATTATCTTGCATGTAACCTGAAATCTCACCATTTGAATCCAGTTCCACAATCACTAGTTTACTCTGCTACCTTGAGATTTCTTGTTCATTGACTTGCAGAAGACGGAATTTGACTCTGgtaattcatctttttttttgttttctgaataaacaaaaatatcatCCTGATAAAGTTACTGTAGTTAATGAGTTCCCCAGATTCATTACCATGACACATGTACAGAAAACCCCAGAGCAAGATGTATAAAAGGGGAGTCAGTCTTCCTCTACTGCAAATATGAAACCAGGTTGAACAAAGTGGAGAAAACCATTGACCTCATTCTCTGCCAAGGTGATTGTGGTGAGTACTTACTAAGCATTCTTCCCATTTTGAGATCATATCATTTGTCAGATTGCTGTCTTTCTTAATGGGATTGATAATTTGTTTTAGTAGattcaaaaaaccaaaaattgaACCTTACCTCACCTTTAACTTTGGAGATGTTTATCaagattgtgtttttttccccaacgtatttacatgaaaaataagCTCTGTACAAGCACTTACATTATGCTGAACTGTATAAATAATAAGTTATGTTGTGTTGTAGCCTTGTGTTGTGTTTGACTAAAGAAATCTTGGTTGAATaactggcagtttttttttgactaAGAATCAATTAGTGTAAATTATAAAAGATTCTTTTTGCCGAATTTAAAGACATGCACTCCTATTGTCTCTTCCTTTTGGCGTAGTCTGTTTGATAACATTTATGATAGTTTACAACAGAGGGACAGCTCAAAAACttacatacataaaatacacccaAGCGTTTGCAAGTAGCTGCGCTGATTCTCTCCGACTATCgaactgaaaatataattgaGCGCTTGCGAAGTTTCTGCACTAATTCTCTCAGTGCTGACCTGTGATAACTAGTAGAATTGTGGAATTGACTGCATTATCTACATTCTACTCtatctgtttgacagtttatCGGGCTGATTTAACTAATCTTAATAACAACGCAAATGCAATGTTATTAGGCATGGCTCCAGCACATTCATGTCCattgttaaaataaagtaattgtttcaaatgccattttattGCACAAAGAATAATAACCCGTAATCATGGTGAGGTTATCTgtaattatgtataaaaatctaaaaagctTATTGTGAGAATGAACCTGTTATAAATACAAACTTCTCTAGGAATAGAGAAGTTTACATTAAGTGCAGAGTGTGTGACCA from Anguilla anguilla isolate fAngAng1 chromosome 12, fAngAng1.pri, whole genome shotgun sequence encodes the following:
- the LOC118209007 gene encoding olfactory receptor 1-like isoform X1, encoding MNSLNSTLYLNTTFVRPPFFFINGLFLCCKYATRLNKLEKPFTSFSAKVTVGKEKQKASHKEKKSKTSAMSSLNSTLSLNTTFVRPPFFFISGLNNMPHAKYYYIFLCFVFVVTVLGNSFVMFIIYTERSFHTPKYMAILNLIIADLGESTAFIPNVIAMFLFDSQYISFDACLVNMYFVLLFACLQSLTLTVLAYDRLVAICLPLRYHAIITMQAMVVMLTLVWAYDSVLMILMVTFITRLSFCKSIVVQSCFCEHGPVYTLACNDNFINHVISRVHVALLLHLPFILTVISYVFIAGALSKIASSEGRFKAIKTCSAHLMLVALYYLPIMGTHIAGLTSTLHLNTRIMNLSIANSITPMMNPIIYVLNTEEIKEFSKKLFKRKKKKTATELNNQNKGTDLY
- the LOC118209007 gene encoding olfactory receptor 1-like isoform X2 is translated as MSSLNSTLSLNTTFVRPPFFFISGLNNMPHAKYYYIFLCFVFVVTVLGNSFVMFIIYTERSFHTPKYMAILNLIIADLGESTAFIPNVIAMFLFDSQYISFDACLVNMYFVLLFACLQSLTLTVLAYDRLVAICLPLRYHAIITMQAMVVMLTLVWAYDSVLMILMVTFITRLSFCKSIVVQSCFCEHGPVYTLACNDNFINHVISRVHVALLLHLPFILTVISYVFIAGALSKIASSEGRFKAIKTCSAHLMLVALYYLPIMGTHIAGLTSTLHLNTRIMNLSIANSITPMMNPIIYVLNTEEIKEFSKKLFKRKKKKTATELNNQNKGTDLY